One genomic segment of Candidatus Poribacteria bacterium includes these proteins:
- a CDS encoding phytanoyl-CoA dioxygenase family protein produces the protein MSYELTDAEKFFFENNGYLVLDNFLAPFHVETLRSALAEVIEKRRECEEKGLTETGMTHIHGEKSTRIFYILGDHPAFLELLDWQPILPYVIGLLNKMPHHHASDAIVEHASDLMERSMGWHIDGHDEGYRNLRPIPFLQLKIGYYLTDMTEGGQGNLWLIPGSHTALYDPSHEDLRHPYEYPGALEVCAPPGSAILFHNAIWHSAGIFTKSEGSREMLYYAYEHPWMIASEEHWGYPKDFYNTQLSPEQRKFFHGFVFDPPEQRWG, from the coding sequence ATGTCATACGAACTGACTGATGCTGAAAAGTTTTTCTTTGAAAATAACGGTTATCTCGTCTTGGACAACTTCCTGGCACCCTTCCACGTTGAAACACTCAGGAGTGCCCTCGCTGAAGTCATTGAAAAGCGACGGGAATGCGAGGAGAAAGGGTTAACCGAAACCGGAATGACACACATCCATGGCGAGAAAAGTACCCGCATCTTCTACATCCTCGGAGACCATCCGGCGTTTTTGGAACTCCTGGATTGGCAACCGATTCTGCCGTATGTCATAGGGTTGCTGAATAAAATGCCGCACCATCACGCTTCGGATGCCATTGTTGAGCACGCTTCCGATTTAATGGAACGTTCGATGGGGTGGCATATCGATGGACACGATGAAGGCTACCGTAACTTACGTCCAATTCCGTTTTTGCAACTCAAAATCGGCTATTATCTGACCGATATGACAGAAGGCGGTCAAGGCAATCTGTGGCTCATACCGGGGAGCCACACGGCACTGTATGATCCAAGCCATGAAGACCTGCGGCATCCTTATGAATATCCGGGTGCTTTGGAGGTATGCGCCCCACCGGGGAGTGCGATTCTCTTCCATAACGCCATCTGGCATTCCGCCGGTATCTTCACAAAATCGGAGGGTTCTCGTGAAATGCTCTATTACGCCTATGAGCACCCGTGGATGATTGCCTCTGAGGAACATTGGGGGTATCCCAAAGACTTTTACAACACGCAACTCTCACCCGAACAGCGGAAATTCTTTCATGGATTTGTCTTCGATCCACCCGAACAGCGATGGGGATAG
- a CDS encoding phytanoyl-CoA dioxygenase family protein has translation MRLTESQVSFFHDNGYLLLEDALDENDLGPVIDEYKGIIAERAEKLHSEGKVTETHADKPFTERLLHLSQEAPEITANLDIMQARGEATFNFLKNPKILDIAESFVGSEIICNPIQHIRAVLPKKSSQRAPTPWHQDAGVCWPDTDPYFMLTVWIPIVDATLENGCLQVMPGSHKRGLYKHDWSSAGLAVPPEYQPDNLTPQPLPIPAGGVILFHNYTLHSAKPNESESIRWSFDLRYHDVYQPTGRPFYPAFLMRSRLRPEAGNTQYETWCQRWEFALENSKGAQAYRWPR, from the coding sequence ATGCGTTTGACTGAATCTCAAGTTTCCTTCTTTCACGACAACGGATATCTACTGCTTGAAGACGCACTTGATGAAAACGACCTGGGTCCTGTGATTGACGAATATAAGGGAATTATCGCGGAACGTGCCGAGAAATTGCACTCGGAAGGGAAGGTTACAGAGACGCACGCCGATAAACCTTTCACAGAACGGTTGCTCCATCTCTCACAGGAGGCACCCGAGATAACGGCGAATCTGGACATCATGCAAGCGCGCGGTGAAGCGACGTTCAACTTCCTCAAGAACCCGAAAATCCTCGACATCGCCGAGTCTTTCGTGGGTTCCGAAATCATTTGCAATCCGATCCAACATATCCGTGCCGTCCTGCCGAAAAAGAGCTCACAACGGGCACCTACGCCTTGGCATCAGGACGCAGGGGTGTGCTGGCCCGACACTGATCCCTACTTCATGCTAACTGTTTGGATTCCGATTGTGGATGCGACGTTGGAAAACGGGTGCTTACAGGTTATGCCGGGTAGCCATAAGAGAGGACTTTACAAGCACGATTGGTCGTCGGCTGGACTGGCGGTTCCACCGGAATATCAACCCGATAACCTCACACCACAACCGTTGCCGATCCCGGCTGGCGGTGTCATTCTGTTCCATAACTATACGCTTCATAGTGCGAAACCGAACGAATCGGAGAGCATCCGATGGAGTTTCGATCTGCGGTATCACGATGTCTACCAACCGACAGGAAGACCCTTCTATCCGGCATTCCTGATGCGGAGCCGTTTGCGACCAGAAGCGGGTAATACGCAATACGAAACGTGGTGTCAACGGTGGGAATTTGCGTTAGAGAATTCTAAGGGAGCGCAAGCCTATCGGTGGCCCCGGTAG
- a CDS encoding DUF420 domain-containing protein — protein MEISDLPTVNATLNTISGILLTIGYVQIRQRKITAHKNCMLAAFGVSVLFLVCYVIYHYHAGSKPFTKQGWIRPVYFTILISHIILAFVIVPLALRTLYLAWREQFEKHRRIAKITFPIWLYVSVTGVIIYLMLYQL, from the coding sequence ATTGAGATCTCAGATTTGCCGACGGTCAATGCCACACTGAACACAATCAGTGGCATTCTGCTGACGATTGGGTATGTGCAAATCCGACAACGAAAAATTACGGCACATAAGAACTGCATGCTCGCAGCTTTTGGTGTGTCTGTGCTTTTTCTGGTTTGCTACGTTATCTACCACTACCACGCCGGGTCAAAGCCGTTTACAAAGCAGGGGTGGATTCGTCCGGTCTACTTCACTATCCTCATTTCGCACATTATCTTGGCGTTCGTGATAGTGCCGTTGGCGTTGCGGACCCTTTACTTGGCGTGGCGTGAGCAGTTTGAGAAGCACCGTCGTATCGCAAAGATTACTTTTCCGATCTGGTTATACGTCTCAGTAACAGGCGTGATTATCTATCTCATGCTGTATCAGTTATAG
- a CDS encoding phytanoyl-CoA dioxygenase family protein — protein sequence MNQEPKVTVEDIEMSVEALDVQKAADIFEEHGCLVVRGLMAPYIQAIHADIEAAAVESISLLDKAEQIVEGWRTPNGTLFLPAPEGYERDKQIMVLAIGYQTSAAFFQSALDETTVNLVEAILGPNVEIFGNGQCLYKEPVGGHPKHLHQDSAYFEHRYQGPVGILNYVVDTDLVNGALHVVPGSHKLGQLKHIDTFSHLGLAEDEWPWESALPVSGKAGDSIFFNVKTVHGSKQNMSDKPRPIFINRYRRTDDYVIIGGTTTANRAEAEKRAAAAEEAKKSNSDRGLMLRGFRPFDS from the coding sequence ATGAACCAGGAACCTAAAGTAACAGTTGAAGATATTGAGATGTCTGTGGAGGCGTTAGATGTCCAGAAAGCCGCAGACATCTTTGAGGAACACGGGTGTCTCGTCGTGCGCGGGTTGATGGCACCTTATATTCAGGCGATCCATGCGGACATTGAAGCCGCCGCGGTGGAATCCATATCTTTGCTTGACAAAGCAGAACAGATTGTCGAAGGATGGCGCACCCCCAACGGCACGCTCTTCCTACCAGCACCAGAAGGCTACGAACGCGATAAACAGATTATGGTTTTGGCGATAGGTTATCAGACGAGTGCTGCGTTCTTCCAATCCGCGCTCGATGAAACGACAGTCAATCTTGTGGAGGCGATCTTGGGACCGAATGTGGAGATCTTTGGGAACGGACAGTGCCTCTATAAGGAGCCGGTTGGCGGACACCCGAAACATCTACATCAAGATTCTGCCTATTTTGAACACCGCTATCAGGGACCCGTCGGAATTCTGAATTACGTCGTGGATACGGACTTGGTAAATGGGGCGTTACACGTCGTGCCGGGTTCACATAAACTCGGACAACTCAAGCATATTGATACGTTCTCACACCTCGGTCTCGCAGAGGATGAGTGGCCCTGGGAGAGCGCACTTCCAGTCTCTGGCAAAGCCGGGGATTCAATCTTCTTCAATGTCAAGACAGTGCACGGCTCCAAACAGAATATGTCGGATAAGCCGCGTCCGATTTTCATCAACCGCTACCGCCGAACAGATGATTATGTCATCATTGGTGGCACAACGACAGCAAACCGGGCAGAGGCAGAGAAACGAGCCGCCGCCGCTGAGGAAGCGAAGAAATCTAATAGTGATCGAGGTCTAATGTTGCGCGGGTTCCGTCCTTTTGATTCATAG
- a CDS encoding PIN domain-containing protein, whose protein sequence is MIYLTDTNVLLRFARHTDASYPIIQMAVRKLQANGHQLQTTSQNVAEFWNVSTRPTSRNGFGLTPYETNGLLQDLEETFPLLLDFPDAYSIWRQLVVKYDVSGVQVHDARLVATMLVHDVTHILTFNTQDFIRYAPEGIIAIDPSEEIN, encoded by the coding sequence ATGATTTATTTAACGGATACCAATGTTTTGTTGAGGTTTGCGCGTCATACCGACGCAAGTTATCCAATTATTCAAATGGCTGTGCGTAAATTGCAAGCAAATGGACACCAGTTACAGACCACGTCGCAAAATGTCGCGGAATTTTGGAACGTATCAACCCGACCCACCAGTCGAAACGGATTTGGACTCACGCCTTATGAAACAAACGGGCTCTTACAAGACTTAGAAGAGACTTTCCCTTTGCTGTTGGATTTCCCTGATGCATATTCTATATGGAGGCAGCTTGTCGTGAAGTATGATGTGTCAGGTGTTCAGGTTCATGATGCACGTTTGGTTGCCACAATGCTTGTCCATGACGTAACACACATCCTGACTTTCAACACACAAGACTTTATTCGCTACGCGCCTGAAGGAATTATCGCTATTGATCCATCTGAAGAAATAAATTAA
- a CDS encoding XdhC family protein — protein sequence MREIYQKIPELIETSQVGAYCTVVETKGSTPQKPGSKLLILPDLRNIGTLGGGCVEAEARRQAIGLMQDGVPRLLEFQLDSDYGWDDGLICGGNMKIFIDLPKTSAEADMFERLQTLNAEKIPLVCATIVASEKQGIDVGMKMIFADTGEHIGTLGDPALEAAVEAETAKVLARNSAGLFQENETASVFLEPLQPRPTLLIAGAGHVGQALCHLGNWLDFDIAIVDDRADFASAERLPEADEVIIGDIATELQKYPITPLTYVVIVTRGHQHDESALHSVVESDAGYIGLIGSRRKIKLIFDDLLEAGISKERLQRVYAPIGLDINSKTVPEIAVSIASQLIQIRNAADTVGTFDAQPARMPTVKIAG from the coding sequence ATGAGAGAAATATACCAAAAAATTCCAGAACTAATAGAGACCTCCCAAGTCGGAGCGTATTGCACTGTTGTAGAGACGAAAGGGTCAACCCCGCAAAAGCCCGGCTCGAAGCTTTTGATTCTCCCAGATCTGCGGAATATTGGGACGCTCGGCGGCGGCTGTGTTGAAGCCGAAGCGCGGCGACAGGCGATCGGACTCATGCAAGACGGTGTGCCGCGGCTCCTTGAGTTTCAATTGGATAGCGATTACGGTTGGGATGATGGGCTTATCTGCGGCGGAAATATGAAAATCTTTATCGATTTGCCGAAGACATCCGCCGAAGCCGACATGTTTGAGAGACTTCAAACGTTGAATGCCGAAAAAATTCCACTCGTCTGTGCAACGATCGTGGCGAGTGAAAAGCAGGGCATTGATGTTGGCATGAAGATGATCTTTGCGGACACGGGAGAGCATATCGGCACGTTAGGCGATCCGGCTTTGGAAGCGGCAGTGGAGGCAGAGACAGCGAAGGTACTTGCACGGAACAGTGCAGGCTTGTTTCAGGAGAATGAGACGGCTTCGGTCTTCTTGGAGCCGCTACAACCGAGACCGACCTTGCTCATTGCAGGGGCAGGACATGTCGGGCAGGCACTCTGTCATCTTGGGAACTGGTTGGATTTCGATATTGCGATTGTTGACGATCGCGCCGACTTTGCCTCTGCTGAACGCTTGCCGGAGGCGGACGAAGTTATCATCGGAGATATCGCAACAGAACTCCAAAAATATCCGATCACGCCACTGACGTATGTCGTGATTGTCACCCGTGGTCATCAACACGATGAATCCGCACTCCACAGTGTTGTTGAATCGGATGCCGGGTACATCGGTTTAATTGGCAGCCGTCGCAAAATTAAACTGATATTTGACGATTTGCTGGAGGCAGGGATTTCCAAGGAAAGACTTCAACGGGTATACGCACCCATCGGGTTGGATATTAACTCGAAAACAGTGCCGGAGATCGCAGTCAGCATCGCATCGCAGCTCATTCAGATCCGCAACGCCGCTGACACTGTTGGCACTTTTGACGCACAACCCGCGCGAATGCCGACCGTTAAAATAGCGGGGTGA
- a CDS encoding transcriptional regulator produces the protein MASYAPFPHKKYSIIYADPPWDYKGQLQHTGSGGRESGGAIRHYPTIPVSEMKTWDIASISEENCLLFMWSSSPHLDQAIQLGTAWGFQWATVAFVWDKQRLNPGFYTMSQCELCLVFRRGNIPQPRGARNMRQLVQAKRTRHSEKPEAVRKRIEKMFPHQCKIELFARKQYQGWDAWGLEIH, from the coding sequence ATGGCATCATACGCTCCCTTCCCCCATAAGAAGTACAGCATCATATACGCCGATCCGCCGTGGGATTACAAAGGACAACTCCAGCACACAGGAAGTGGAGGTAGGGAGAGTGGCGGTGCGATTCGACACTATCCCACTATTCCCGTGTCAGAAATGAAGACATGGGATATTGCCTCAATTAGCGAAGAGAATTGTCTGCTTTTTATGTGGAGCTCTTCTCCGCATCTCGACCAGGCGATTCAGCTCGGCACGGCGTGGGGATTTCAGTGGGCAACAGTCGCTTTTGTCTGGGATAAGCAACGCTTGAACCCTGGTTTCTACACGATGAGTCAATGTGAGTTATGCCTTGTTTTCAGACGTGGGAACATTCCACAACCGCGAGGCGCGAGGAATATGAGGCAACTCGTGCAGGCTAAACGAACACGCCACTCTGAAAAACCTGAGGCAGTGCGTAAACGGATTGAGAAAATGTTTCCCCACCAGTGTAAGATTGAACTATTCGCACGAAAACAGTATCAAGGCTGGGATGCATGGGGACTCGAAATTCACTAA
- a CDS encoding NADH-quinone oxidoreductase subunit I produces the protein MKVNEEMSFWDRLYIPALIKGMFTTLKHIPKKKLTYQYPEDPRSVDERNDRYRGIHKLTVTEKDEIKCVACFLCATACPADCITIQAAPAPEGWQTKEGYPREKYPDVFEINMLRCIFCGYCIEACPEDAIRMTGLTLPQYFRERQKEGESLGSARSDFIFDRDMLVANNDIPQQGLSVEAK, from the coding sequence ATGAAAGTTAACGAAGAAATGTCTTTTTGGGATAGACTCTATATCCCTGCGTTGATTAAGGGGATGTTTACGACCCTGAAACATATCCCGAAGAAAAAGTTGACCTATCAGTATCCAGAAGATCCTCGGAGTGTGGATGAACGCAACGATAGGTACCGCGGTATTCACAAACTGACGGTGACAGAAAAAGACGAAATCAAATGCGTAGCGTGTTTCTTGTGCGCAACTGCCTGTCCTGCGGATTGCATCACAATTCAGGCGGCACCAGCCCCGGAAGGTTGGCAAACCAAGGAAGGCTATCCGCGCGAGAAATACCCGGATGTCTTTGAAATCAATATGCTCCGTTGCATATTTTGTGGGTATTGCATTGAGGCTTGCCCTGAAGATGCTATCCGGATGACAGGATTAACGCTCCCTCAATACTTCCGTGAGCGTCAAAAAGAGGGGGAGAGTCTTGGAAGTGCCCGCAGTGACTTCATCTTTGATCGGGACATGCTCGTCGCGAACAACGACATCCCGCAGCAAGGGCTGAGTGTTGAGGCGAAGTAG
- a CDS encoding Gfo/Idh/MocA family oxidoreductase, whose protein sequence is MDNLNVGIVGLGWVAGAHIEAFKAVTGSDVTAICSRREHDESALAETYGTPLKAYTDFEKMLADPDVHIIDICTPHPFHAEQAIAAAEAGKHLIIEKPICLTHADAKAIRDAVKSTGVNVCVCFECRYSAHFTMIRSVIDNGLLGELHYAEVDYYHGIGPWYGQYEWNIKKDFGGSTLLTAGCHALDALLFFMDGNVEEVTSYHTQSTGADFQPYEYKTTSVSLLKFEGGGKIGKVTSCVDCLQPYYFHIHLVGSEGSLLDNRIYSAKLHGMDKSRWSTLQTSLIDSGDVSDHPYEPQFQAFIDSIRRNEPMPLTDFDTAYETHRVVFASDMSAEAGGRTVKLSELD, encoded by the coding sequence ATGGATAATTTAAACGTTGGAATTGTTGGGCTCGGTTGGGTAGCCGGTGCCCATATCGAAGCCTTCAAAGCCGTTACAGGTTCGGATGTTACCGCCATCTGTTCACGTCGAGAACACGATGAATCTGCATTGGCAGAAACTTATGGAACACCTCTTAAAGCCTATACCGATTTTGAAAAAATGCTCGCGGATCCGGATGTCCACATCATCGATATTTGCACGCCACATCCGTTTCATGCCGAACAAGCCATCGCTGCTGCCGAAGCGGGAAAACATCTCATCATAGAAAAACCGATCTGCCTTACACACGCAGATGCGAAAGCTATCCGTGATGCTGTTAAAAGCACAGGCGTCAACGTCTGTGTCTGCTTCGAGTGTCGATACAGTGCACATTTTACAATGATTCGCTCCGTCATCGACAACGGATTGCTCGGGGAACTCCACTATGCCGAAGTCGATTATTACCACGGCATTGGACCCTGGTACGGACAATACGAATGGAACATCAAAAAAGACTTTGGCGGTAGCACCCTGCTCACCGCTGGATGTCATGCGCTTGATGCTCTTCTCTTTTTCATGGATGGAAACGTCGAAGAAGTAACGAGCTACCACACGCAATCCACCGGCGCGGATTTTCAACCCTACGAATATAAAACGACGAGCGTCAGCCTCCTTAAGTTTGAAGGTGGCGGAAAAATCGGGAAAGTCACCTCCTGTGTTGATTGCTTACAACCTTACTACTTCCATATCCACCTCGTTGGAAGTGAGGGGAGTCTTCTCGACAACCGTATCTATTCCGCGAAACTTCACGGTATGGATAAGAGTAGATGGAGTACGCTTCAGACCTCGCTCATTGATTCTGGCGATGTCAGCGATCATCCATACGAACCGCAATTCCAAGCGTTCATAGATAGCATCAGACGCAATGAACCGATGCCATTGACCGATTTTGACACGGCTTATGAAACACACCGCGTTGTCTTCGCCTCCGACATGTCGGCAGAAGCAGGCGGCAGAACCGTTAAACTGTCCGAACTCGATTAA
- a CDS encoding threonylcarbamoyl-AMP synthase, which yields MKSHQLTNHLTEPQGKIKIAVQCLKAGGIVAIPTDTVYGLGTDPFNPSAVQKLYTVKGRPDGNPIPLVLSSVSDIHRFSRNLPDFFFHLTDRFWPGGLTIVIESKGLLPVLTAGGNTVGVRIPNNPLLLEILQAFGGPMAITSANLSGEPPATAVEEIGKELGSRIDMIVDGGKTPGPIPSTVYDISVSPPLVRRPGVISEETLAKEFACYNKR from the coding sequence GTGAAAAGCCATCAACTTACGAATCACCTGACCGAACCGCAAGGAAAAATTAAAATAGCTGTCCAATGCCTAAAGGCAGGGGGTATTGTCGCTATCCCGACCGACACCGTCTATGGGTTAGGTACCGACCCATTTAATCCGAGTGCCGTCCAGAAACTCTATACAGTCAAAGGGCGACCGGATGGGAATCCGATTCCGCTTGTTCTCAGTTCCGTTTCGGATATCCATCGCTTCTCTCGAAACCTACCGGATTTCTTCTTCCACCTCACAGATCGGTTTTGGCCCGGTGGTTTGACGATCGTGATTGAAAGCAAAGGGCTGCTGCCCGTGTTAACGGCTGGCGGGAATACTGTTGGGGTCCGAATCCCGAACAATCCGCTGCTTTTGGAAATCCTCCAAGCGTTTGGCGGACCGATGGCAATAACGAGCGCGAATCTCTCTGGAGAACCGCCAGCCACCGCTGTCGAAGAAATTGGTAAAGAACTCGGCTCACGAATTGATATGATTGTCGATGGCGGGAAGACCCCGGGTCCCATCCCTTCTACAGTTTACGACATTTCCGTCTCGCCGCCACTCGTTCGACGACCCGGCGTAATTTCAGAGGAAACACTCGCCAAGGAGTTCGCGTGCTACAACAAGCGTTAA
- the tsaD gene encoding tRNA (adenosine(37)-N6)-threonylcarbamoyltransferase complex transferase subunit TsaD, giving the protein MKILGIDTSCDETAAAVVADGRDVLSNVVASQIEVHQEYGGVVPELASRKHIEAINYIVSRSLAEADVTFKDLEAIAVTNRPGLIGALLVGVAAAKSLAYCHNLPLLGINHIEGHIYAPFLAQLASQNLLSKSMVHDALTFPHICLTVSGGHTLLVEVHEGWQYKVLGGTQDDAAGEVYDKVAKYLGLGFPGGKVIDDLAQKGDPAAIKFPRPMRNTDDYQFSFSGIKTSVRYFVEKARRAGLLVENGRADVTPMNRDMITIEDIAASFQAAVVDVLVYKSIRAAKATGAKAITLTGGVAANSQLRASLKVAATEIGAEVYYPPMRLCTDNGAMIAGIAYQKYQQGLRDELSLNATPNGSLV; this is encoded by the coding sequence ATGAAGATACTCGGTATAGATACCTCATGTGATGAAACCGCCGCTGCAGTTGTTGCTGATGGTAGAGATGTACTTTCCAACGTCGTTGCTTCACAGATTGAAGTCCACCAAGAATACGGGGGCGTTGTCCCGGAACTCGCATCGCGTAAACATATTGAGGCGATAAACTACATCGTGAGTCGGTCGTTGGCAGAGGCGGATGTCACATTCAAGGACTTGGAAGCGATAGCCGTAACGAATCGTCCCGGCTTAATCGGAGCATTGCTCGTTGGAGTTGCCGCGGCAAAAAGTCTTGCCTATTGCCACAATCTGCCACTCCTCGGCATTAACCACATTGAAGGGCATATCTATGCGCCCTTTTTGGCGCAGCTTGCAAGCCAAAACTTGCTATCGAAAAGTATGGTACATGACGCCCTGACATTCCCGCATATCTGCCTCACGGTTTCTGGTGGGCACACATTGCTCGTTGAGGTTCACGAAGGGTGGCAGTATAAGGTGTTGGGGGGGACGCAAGACGATGCCGCCGGTGAAGTCTACGATAAAGTCGCGAAGTATCTCGGGCTGGGTTTCCCCGGCGGAAAAGTAATTGATGACCTCGCACAGAAAGGGGACCCTGCAGCGATAAAATTTCCGAGACCAATGCGGAATACGGACGATTATCAATTCAGTTTTAGCGGTATCAAGACCTCGGTGCGCTATTTTGTGGAGAAGGCACGACGCGCAGGTCTACTTGTGGAGAATGGACGAGCGGATGTAACACCGATGAACCGTGATATGATAACTATTGAAGATATTGCTGCCAGTTTTCAAGCCGCTGTCGTGGATGTGCTTGTTTACAAGTCGATTCGCGCCGCGAAAGCCACTGGTGCCAAGGCGATAACCTTGACAGGTGGCGTTGCCGCAAATAGCCAGCTGCGTGCTTCACTCAAGGTCGCCGCTACGGAGATTGGGGCAGAGGTCTACTATCCGCCGATGCGTCTGTGTACGGATAACGGCGCAATGATCGCGGGAATCGCTTACCAGAAATATCAGCAGGGACTCCGAGATGAGCTCTCTCTGAATGCGACTCCGAACGGATCTCTTGTCTGA
- the dprA gene encoding DNA-protecting protein DprA, whose protein sequence is MLSNETISLIHLNLIQGVGLKTVQRLRDVFGSTERALRAAPGEIRKIDQLSPAVRDLLIHKPVLYPIERELELIQTYGCQVVTLYDPAYPPHLKEIDTPPFVLYIRGELVPADAISVSVVGSRNAKDYGRKVSYRLSYQIAQRGLTVVSGFAKGIDTAAHRGALETGGRTIAVMGNGLSLIYPAANRDLAEKIETSGALVSEFPMAARPKPRNFPRRNRIISGLTLGTVVVEASNRSGALITARLAAEQNREVFAVPGEIFSQLSAGTHKLINEGAKLINTVDDLLNELPPYVLSQIQPQASPSPVPNMEAVPTQPSPTAQHNTGPAPPESIPEAPPPPPDLTPDEKTIFEAIGVPSSHIDTLVRTTQLPISQVSSVLLMLELKGIVQQLPGKQFTKTNQ, encoded by the coding sequence ATGCTGTCTAACGAGACAATCAGTCTAATTCATTTAAATCTAATTCAAGGTGTAGGTCTCAAAACCGTTCAACGCTTACGTGACGTTTTTGGTAGCACAGAGCGAGCCCTTCGGGCAGCACCGGGCGAAATCAGAAAAATAGATCAGCTTTCGCCAGCAGTCCGTGACCTCTTAATTCACAAGCCTGTTTTGTATCCAATAGAACGTGAGCTTGAATTGATACAGACATACGGTTGTCAGGTTGTAACACTCTATGATCCCGCATATCCACCCCACTTAAAAGAGATTGACACACCCCCATTTGTGTTGTATATAAGGGGGGAACTGGTCCCAGCAGACGCCATAAGCGTCTCTGTCGTCGGTTCCCGAAACGCGAAGGATTACGGGCGAAAGGTGAGTTACCGCTTGAGTTACCAGATCGCGCAGCGCGGTTTAACGGTGGTGAGCGGTTTCGCGAAGGGTATTGATACCGCAGCCCATCGCGGCGCACTTGAAACTGGCGGTAGGACAATCGCGGTGATGGGAAATGGATTAAGTCTTATCTATCCTGCAGCGAACAGGGACCTCGCTGAGAAAATTGAAACATCTGGGGCGTTAGTTTCAGAATTCCCGATGGCAGCCAGACCGAAGCCGAGAAACTTCCCGCGTCGGAACCGTATCATTAGTGGATTGACGCTTGGAACTGTTGTGGTAGAGGCATCAAACCGTAGTGGCGCGTTGATTACCGCCCGTCTCGCCGCTGAGCAAAACAGAGAGGTGTTCGCCGTCCCGGGTGAGATTTTTTCTCAACTCTCAGCGGGTACCCACAAGTTAATTAATGAGGGTGCGAAACTCATTAACACTGTAGACGATCTGCTCAACGAGTTGCCCCCTTATGTATTAAGCCAAATTCAGCCCCAGGCATCACCATCGCCGGTGCCAAATATGGAGGCAGTGCCTACACAACCATCCCCTACTGCGCAGCATAATACGGGCCCAGCCCCCCCGGAATCTATTCCTGAAGCACCGCCACCTCCACCCGATTTAACACCTGATGAGAAAACGATTTTTGAGGCGATTGGAGTGCCGTCATCACATATTGATACCCTTGTTCGGACGACACAACTCCCGATTAGTCAGGTGTCAAGTGTGCTTCTAATGTTGGAGCTTAAAGGTATTGTCCAACAGTTGCCAGGGAAGCAATTCACTAAGACTAATCAATAA